Proteins encoded together in one Mus caroli unplaced genomic scaffold, CAROLI_EIJ_v1.1 scaffold_10581_1, whole genome shotgun sequence window:
- the LOC110288283 gene encoding olfactory receptor 5B12-like, with protein MHNISEATEFILVGLTDAPGLQVPLFIIFTFIYLTTLFGNLGMIVLILLDSRLHTPMYFFLSNLSLVDCVYASAVTPKVIEGFLTEKKIISYNACATQMFFLIGFAIIEGFLLASMAYDRHAAVCKPLHYSTTMTTTICTLLIVGSYISGLLQSSIHVGFTFHLSFCHSNVVNHFFCDIPPLLALSCSSVYINEIVLFILAAINIALTILVILNSYVLIFVAILRMHSADGQKKAISTCASHLTTVSIFYGTIIFMYLQPSSTHSMDTDKVASVFYTMIIPMLNPLVYSLRNKEVKNAFKKVTRKVLFSLGLL; from the coding sequence ATGCATAATATTTCTGAAGCCACTGAATTTATCCTTGTGGGATTAACAGATGCCCCAGGGCTACAGGTCCCTTTATTTATcatctttacttttatttatttgaccaCATTGTTTGGTAACCTTGGGATGATTGTGTTGATTCTCCTGGACTCTCGTctccacactcccatgtacttttttcttaGTAACCTCTCACTGGTGGATTGTGTCTATGCCTCAGCTGTCACTCCCAAGGTAATAGAAGGGTTTCTCACAGAAAAGAAGATCATATCCTACAATGCATGTGCTACACAGATGTTCTTCTTAATAGGATTTGCAATTATTGAAGGTTTCCTCTTAGCATCAATGGCCTATGATCGTCATGCAGCAGTGTGTAAACCCTTGCACTATTCTACCACCATGACAACAACAATATGCACCTTGCTCATTGTGGGTTCTTACATCAGTGGACTCTTACAATCTTCTATCCATGTTGGCTTCACTTTCCACCTCTCCTTTTGCCATTCCAATGTAGTGAATCACTTTTTTTGTGACATTCCCCCACTACTGGCTCTTTCTTGCTCTAGTGTCTACATAAATGAAATTGTTCTGTTTATCTTGGCAGCAATCAATATAGCTTTAACTATATTGGTTATCTTGAACTCTTATGTACTTATTTTTGTTGCAATCTTGAGGATGCATTCTGCTGATGGACAAAAGAAGGCCATTTCCACCTGTGCATCCCACCTCACCACTGTTTCAATCTTCTATGGCACAATTATCTTCATGTACTTACAGCCCAGCTCCACTCACTCCATGGACACTGACAAGGTAGCATCTGTGTTCTATACCATGATCATTCCCATGCTGAACCCTCTTGTCTATAGCCTGAGgaacaaagaagtcaagaatgCATTTAAAAAGGTTACTAGAAAAGTGTTGTTTTCACTGGGATTACTCTAA